A section of the Paenibacillus odorifer genome encodes:
- a CDS encoding M15 family metallopeptidase: MLTITQVKNKSAQRLTNLHPVVRSAATALIERCYKLNIPILITQGFRTIAEQDALYAQGRTKPGAIVTNARGGYSYHNFGLAVDFALLLPNGSSVSWDMCRDGNNNQIADWQEVVKEAKGLGFEWGGDWTSFKDYPHFQMAFGLTLTQLRAGTKPSTSAVESAYKVIHRKEEEELKSDVIAVVKVNGVKVADGVLEKGITYVPIRVIAEALGAQVGYDSATRTVEITSTR; this comes from the coding sequence ATGCTGACAATAACTCAGGTGAAAAATAAATCAGCCCAACGTCTAACCAACCTACACCCCGTAGTCCGTTCCGCTGCTACTGCTCTAATCGAACGTTGCTACAAACTCAATATCCCCATTCTCATTACGCAGGGATTTCGCACAATTGCCGAGCAGGATGCTCTATATGCCCAAGGCCGCACCAAGCCCGGAGCGATTGTCACCAATGCACGTGGCGGATATAGCTATCACAATTTTGGATTGGCCGTAGATTTTGCTCTTTTGCTGCCGAATGGATCTAGTGTGTCTTGGGATATGTGCCGGGACGGCAATAACAACCAGATCGCAGATTGGCAGGAGGTTGTGAAGGAGGCAAAAGGGCTGGGCTTCGAGTGGGGAGGCGACTGGACAAGCTTCAAGGATTACCCCCATTTTCAAATGGCGTTTGGGTTAACACTCACACAGTTACGAGCAGGGACAAAGCCCTCAACATCTGCGGTGGAGTCAGCGTATAAGGTCATCCATCGGAAGGAGGAGGAAGAATTGAAGAGTGATGTTATTGCTGTCGTAAAGGTTAACGGGGTTAAAGTTGCAGATGGAGTGCTTGAAAAAGGCATCACCTACGTCCCTATACGTGTTATTGCAGAAGCGCTGGGTGCTCAGGTAGGTTATGATTCAGCGACTCGAACGGTTGAGATTACAAGTACCCGCTAA